From Halotia branconii CENA392, the proteins below share one genomic window:
- a CDS encoding DUF5615 family PIN-like protein — MVRFLADENFNNQIVRGVLRQSPDIDIVRVQDVGLSGADDPTVLAWAAQEERIVLPHDVTTMITFAYERIQAELSMPGLFEVSRSVTVGLTIEEVILIAKCSLDKEWEGQVRFLPLQ, encoded by the coding sequence ATGGTTCGGTTCCTAGCTGATGAAAATTTTAACAACCAAATTGTGCGAGGCGTTCTTCGTCAAAGTCCAGATATTGATATTGTGCGTGTTCAAGATGTAGGCTTGTCGGGAGCAGATGACCCAACCGTTTTAGCATGGGCAGCACAGGAAGAAAGAATTGTTCTGCCTCACGATGTTACCACGATGATAACCTTTGCATACGAACGCATCCAAGCAGAATTATCTATGCCTGGATTGTTTGAAGTAAGTCGTAGTGTCACCGTAGGGTTAACAATAGAAGAAGTTATCTTGATTGCTAAGTGCAGTCTTGACAAGGAGTGGGAAGGACAAGTAAGGTTTCTCCCACTACAATAA
- a CDS encoding DUF4912 domain-containing protein — translation MATRKKENAIVSLALLLALATTPMAANLFVSAQVLSQSPTDTPSFSLPETVENGTTVRIDGSNSLAAINQSLKQSFEKQFSGTRVEVAANGTDAALQALLDGKIDVAAIGRGLTPEEKAQGLEQVRLYREKIAIIVGTENPFKGNLTDRQFARIFRGRITNWSQLGESNGKIRLIDRPTTSGIREALSNYPVFRAAKFATGSTATQLTEDNTAEIVKQLGDDGISYALANQVSKLPDVRVLRLHQTLPDNPKYPFSQPLVYVYKKDPSPAIASFLGFTLAQPGKQAIEEARAAEANAIATANSAPIAEATPTETATPNAEVIPTDQQPAVPPAANNPIAKGQIPVWWLLLPLALMGGLLAWLLRSGLSGARETNNTLESTPNTPTANPAIAAEIPPNSNVEDTTPNVSNTSENAVLAAATGAAIGSTVANESFDQGTKETANLNKYAGITPYELDESPWDIEAPAAVVNTSYPTIADVSPVTPNVELPTTEVTDVPPVISNEENPETSTPEDLTTEQPVTGTGANVWSTIKVTPDTPEANTTAEQDFNASYEVISDLEWPTEVFSNVTSDQPVVSEEISSTGEQSLDETSELIVDEESPEQEVTTSLFELPDIPEETLNVVADEAELTNNETISYLPEEIEDPTQSGLADFVNGAALTGVGIGAWASIYGIQNIAESDTQTHANENILTGSDTAFNLLHADTESSIILTPRTFEWADASWRVSEIHKQVLRDTGSKLALRLYDVSDIDLSYQSPSLVQQYECEEFTDGLSVPIPISDRNYMAELGYVADNNNWVILATSEIVRVFSLPHPETIVENTLVGSTTAVNGLHADTESRIMLTVHTPERADISWQISETQKQVLHDAGLQLALRLCDVTDIDLSYQSPSLVQQYECEEFTDNCSVPIPASDRNYMAELGYVTDGHNWLTLATSEIVRVFDLPHSETTVENTFVGSTTTVNGLHADTESSIMLTVHTPEWADVSWRISKAHKQALQDAGLQLALRLCDVTDIDLSYQSPSLVQQYECEEPTDGLSVPILTSDRNYMAELGYVTDGHNWLTLATSEIVRVFGLPHPETTGENGLLGNIAAVNGLQADTKSSVILTPQTFEWAGVSWRVSKAHEQALHNAGVQLALRLYDVSEIDLSYQSPILVQQYECEAFTDDRYVAIPTSDRNYMTELGYVNVSNDWVKIATSEIVRIFSVPDENTQDTTTENTVTGDITASNSINADEQSSIVLTPRTPKWAYVCWQMSETHKQALHNASISQLALRLYDVTDIDLSYQSPILVQQYECEEATHDRYVAIPISDHDYITELGYITEGDRWVMIARSTTVRVFNRPYGDFWFVADAELIIHGATKPGATVTVAGNPLTLKSDGTFHLRIPFSDNLIEYLITAADANGAQTKTIHKKFFQETPEDE, via the coding sequence GTGGCAACAAGAAAAAAAGAAAATGCAATAGTCAGTCTGGCATTATTGCTTGCCTTAGCTACTACCCCTATGGCAGCAAATCTCTTCGTGTCGGCACAAGTGCTGTCTCAATCTCCTACTGACACTCCCTCTTTTTCATTGCCAGAAACAGTGGAAAATGGAACTACGGTGCGGATTGACGGTTCAAATAGTTTGGCTGCAATCAACCAAAGCCTCAAACAAAGTTTTGAAAAACAGTTTTCTGGCACGAGGGTAGAAGTTGCGGCTAACGGTACTGATGCTGCACTCCAAGCTTTGCTAGATGGAAAAATTGATGTAGCAGCAATTGGTCGTGGTTTGACTCCAGAAGAAAAAGCACAAGGTTTAGAGCAAGTCCGTTTATACCGAGAAAAGATTGCAATTATCGTTGGTACAGAAAATCCTTTTAAAGGAAACTTGACCGATAGGCAATTTGCAAGGATTTTTCGAGGAAGAATTACAAATTGGTCACAATTAGGAGAATCTAACGGTAAAATTCGGTTAATTGATCGTCCAACCACAAGCGGTATCCGCGAAGCACTGAGTAACTATCCAGTTTTCCGAGCTGCTAAATTTGCTACAGGTTCGACTGCAACCCAATTAACAGAAGATAACACCGCAGAAATTGTCAAACAATTGGGCGATGATGGCATCAGCTATGCACTAGCTAATCAGGTGTCAAAACTGCCAGATGTGCGGGTGCTGCGGTTACATCAAACCTTGCCAGACAATCCTAAATATCCCTTTTCGCAGCCATTAGTTTATGTTTACAAGAAAGACCCTAGTCCAGCTATAGCTAGTTTTCTTGGATTTACACTGGCACAGCCAGGAAAACAGGCTATAGAAGAAGCTAGAGCCGCTGAAGCAAATGCGATCGCTACTGCTAATTCTGCCCCTATTGCAGAGGCTACGCCTACGGAGACTGCCACACCAAATGCTGAAGTTATCCCTACTGACCAGCAACCTGCTGTACCTCCTGCGGCAAATAATCCAATTGCCAAAGGACAAATACCAGTTTGGTGGTTGCTGTTACCTTTGGCTCTTATGGGTGGATTGCTAGCATGGTTACTTAGAAGTGGTTTATCTGGTGCTAGAGAAACAAACAACACCCTAGAATCAACTCCCAATACACCTACTGCTAACCCGGCGATCGCCGCAGAAATTCCCCCTAACTCGAACGTTGAAGATACAACCCCTAATGTATCCAACACATCAGAAAATGCTGTTTTAGCAGCAGCAACTGGAGCCGCTATTGGCTCTACAGTTGCTAACGAAAGCTTTGATCAAGGAACTAAAGAAACTGCTAATTTAAATAAATATGCGGGAATTACTCCTTATGAACTTGATGAATCCCCTTGGGATATAGAAGCACCAGCAGCGGTTGTAAATACTTCATATCCAACTATTGCAGATGTTTCCCCAGTTACACCGAATGTAGAGTTACCCACCACAGAAGTTACTGATGTTCCACCAGTAATATCTAATGAGGAAAATCCGGAAACTTCAACTCCTGAAGATTTGACAACAGAACAACCAGTAACAGGAACAGGAGCAAATGTCTGGTCTACCATCAAAGTAACTCCTGACACTCCAGAAGCCAACACTACTGCTGAACAAGATTTCAATGCATCTTACGAAGTAATATCCGACTTAGAATGGCCAACAGAGGTATTTTCCAATGTAACTTCTGATCAACCAGTAGTATCTGAAGAAATCAGTTCTACTGGGGAACAATCTTTAGATGAAACAAGCGAATTAATAGTAGATGAAGAATCGCCAGAGCAAGAAGTCACAACCTCACTTTTTGAATTACCAGACATTCCCGAAGAGACGCTGAACGTAGTCGCAGACGAAGCTGAACTTACCAACAATGAAACAATCTCTTATCTGCCAGAAGAGATAGAAGATCCTACCCAAAGCGGTCTAGCAGATTTTGTCAACGGTGCAGCTTTAACAGGAGTAGGAATTGGGGCATGGGCTAGTATTTATGGTATTCAGAACATCGCTGAATCTGATACACAAACTCATGCCAATGAAAATATACTTACAGGAAGCGATACAGCTTTTAATTTGCTGCACGCAGACACAGAAAGCAGTATTATCCTGACACCCCGGACTTTTGAGTGGGCTGATGCATCGTGGCGTGTTTCGGAAATTCATAAACAAGTGTTGCGGGATACTGGCTCAAAATTAGCACTGCGGTTATACGATGTGAGTGATATTGACTTGAGTTATCAAAGTCCCTCTCTAGTGCAGCAGTATGAATGCGAAGAATTTACAGATGGTCTGTCTGTACCGATTCCCATAAGCGATCGCAATTACATGGCTGAACTGGGTTATGTGGCTGATAACAATAACTGGGTAATATTAGCTACTTCAGAAATTGTGCGTGTTTTTAGTTTGCCCCATCCAGAGACCATTGTAGAAAATACTTTAGTAGGAAGTACAACAGCTGTTAACGGGCTGCACGCAGATACAGAAAGTAGGATCATGCTTACAGTTCATACTCCTGAACGGGCTGATATATCGTGGCAGATTTCGGAAACTCAAAAGCAAGTATTGCATGATGCTGGTTTGCAGTTAGCATTACGACTGTGTGATGTCACGGACATTGACTTAAGTTATCAAAGTCCCTCTTTAGTACAGCAGTATGAATGCGAAGAATTTACAGACAATTGCTCCGTGCCGATTCCTGCAAGCGATCGCAATTATATGGCTGAACTGGGTTATGTCACTGATGGTCATAACTGGTTAACACTGGCAACTTCCGAGATTGTACGTGTCTTTGATTTGCCTCATTCAGAGACTACGGTAGAAAATACTTTTGTAGGAAGTACAACAACTGTTAACGGGCTGCACGCAGATACAGAAAGTAGTATCATGCTTACAGTTCATACTCCTGAGTGGGCTGATGTATCGTGGCGGATTTCAAAAGCTCACAAGCAAGCACTACAAGATGCTGGTTTGCAGTTAGCACTGCGGTTGTGTGATGTCACGGACATTGATTTGAGTTATCAAAGTCCTTCTCTAGTACAGCAGTATGAATGCGAGGAACCTACAGACGGTCTCTCTGTGCCGATTTTGACAAGCGATCGCAATTACATGGCTGAACTGGGTTATGTCACTGATGGTCATAACTGGTTAACACTGGCAACTTCCGAGATTGTACGTGTCTTTGGTTTGCCTCATCCAGAGACTACGGGAGAAAATGGTTTATTAGGAAATATAGCAGCTGTTAATGGGTTGCAAGCAGATACAAAAAGTAGTGTTATTCTTACACCTCAAACTTTTGAGTGGGCTGGTGTGTCGTGGCGCGTTTCAAAAGCTCATGAACAAGCGCTGCACAATGCTGGTGTACAATTAGCTCTGCGGCTGTATGATGTCAGTGAAATTGACTTGAGTTATCAAAGTCCCATCTTAGTACAGCAGTACGAATGTGAAGCATTCACAGATGACCGCTACGTAGCAATTCCGACAAGCGATCGCAATTACATGACTGAATTAGGTTATGTGAATGTTAGCAATGATTGGGTAAAAATAGCAACTTCAGAAATTGTGCGTATCTTCAGTGTGCCTGATGAAAATACTCAAGATACTACAACAGAGAATACTGTAACAGGAGACATAACAGCTTCTAACTCCATCAATGCAGATGAGCAAAGCAGTATTGTCCTCACACCTCGCACTCCTAAATGGGCTTATGTTTGTTGGCAAATGTCTGAAACTCATAAACAAGCGCTGCACAATGCTAGCATCTCACAATTAGCCCTGCGGCTGTATGACGTAACTGACATTGACTTGAGTTATCAAAGTCCTATTTTAGTGCAGCAGTATGAATGTGAAGAAGCAACACATGATCGCTACGTGGCTATTCCCATCAGCGATCATGACTATATCACTGAACTAGGCTATATCACCGAAGGCGATCGTTGGGTAATGATCGCTCGTTCAACTACCGTTCGTGTCTTCAATCGTCCTTATGGAGATTTCTGGTTTGTGGCGGATGCTGAGTTGATTATTCACGGTGCAACAAAGCCAGGAGCAACTGTGACTGTTGCGGGTAATCCTCTCACACTAAAATCCGATGGTACTTTCCACTTACGTATTCCTTTTTCGGATAACTTAATTGAGTATCTGATTACAGCAGCAGATGCTAATGGCGCTCAAACGAAAACCATTCATAAGAAGTTCTTCCAGGAAACTCCAGAGGATGAGTGA
- a CDS encoding HAD-IIB family hydrolase, producing MSNSSGLYILLVSVHGLIRGKNLELGRDADTGGQIKYVLELAEALAANPQVERVDLVTRLVNDPKVSSDYAQPVEVLCDKAQIIRLNCGPRRYLRKEVLWPHLDNFADELLKHLRQVGKLPHIIHSHYADAGYVGCRVAGWLGVPLVHTGHSLGRVKHQRLLEQGTKPETIENNFHISTRVEAEETTLASAALVIASTHQEVTQQYGIYDHYQPQRMVVIPPGVALERFYPIPENWQEPPIYDELKRFLTDPQKPIVMALSRPEMRKNVNTLVKAYGQDSQLRHLANLVLVLGNRDDITTMESGPRQVLTEIFQLIDRYDLYGCVAYPKHHKADDVPELYRLLVKTQGVFINPALTEPFGLTLIEATACGAPIIATSDGGPRDILAACNNGMLIDPLNIQQIQDALRTALTDSEKWQHWSTNGLNSVRKNFSWDSHVKHYLEQVQQLPQRRVQSLLSPLPQAPASRLPDWNVPEQNRLLTADRFLVCEIDNTLLGDQEALQRLIERLRTEGDTIGVGIATGRNLDSSLQMLEEWRFPMPDLLIVSAGSEIYYGPQVVTDTNWQRHIGYRWQVDEVRQAMQELPGVMLQPPEVQSKFKVSYFIDEEKSMSFKEIMRHLRRRRLHVKGIYSHNMYLDLLPIRASKGDAIRYCALKWGLPIKRFLVAGASGNDESMLAGNTLAVVVGNYSKEIEKLRSYPQVYFSQGQYAWGILEALDRYDFFGNLYATEPEMIAV from the coding sequence ATGTCAAATAGCTCAGGGTTGTATATTCTACTAGTCAGTGTTCACGGCTTAATTAGAGGTAAAAATTTAGAATTAGGACGAGATGCTGACACAGGCGGACAAATAAAATATGTGTTAGAACTCGCTGAAGCTTTAGCTGCTAACCCACAAGTAGAACGTGTAGATTTGGTAACTCGTTTAGTCAACGATCCCAAAGTTAGCTCTGACTACGCTCAACCTGTAGAAGTTCTTTGTGACAAAGCGCAAATTATTCGCCTGAATTGTGGACCTCGCCGTTATCTCCGCAAAGAAGTTCTCTGGCCACATTTAGATAATTTTGCAGATGAATTACTTAAACACCTACGCCAAGTAGGAAAATTACCCCATATCATTCACAGCCATTATGCCGATGCTGGATATGTGGGTTGTCGGGTTGCTGGTTGGTTGGGTGTACCACTCGTACACACTGGTCATTCTTTAGGAAGAGTGAAACATCAACGGTTATTAGAACAGGGAACTAAACCAGAAACTATTGAAAATAATTTTCATATTAGCACACGAGTAGAAGCTGAAGAAACCACTCTTGCTAGTGCAGCATTAGTCATTGCCAGTACTCATCAAGAAGTAACGCAACAGTACGGCATTTACGACCACTATCAACCGCAACGAATGGTTGTAATTCCTCCTGGAGTTGCACTTGAGCGCTTTTATCCAATTCCTGAAAATTGGCAAGAACCACCAATTTATGACGAATTAAAACGATTTCTTACAGATCCTCAAAAGCCAATTGTCATGGCTTTATCTCGTCCAGAAATGCGTAAAAATGTCAATACACTTGTCAAAGCATACGGACAAGATTCCCAGTTGCGGCATTTGGCAAATTTAGTACTTGTGCTAGGAAACCGAGATGACATCACGACGATGGAATCAGGACCACGTCAAGTACTAACAGAAATCTTTCAGTTAATAGACCGCTACGACCTTTACGGGTGTGTTGCCTATCCCAAACATCACAAGGCGGACGATGTTCCTGAACTATATCGATTGCTAGTAAAAACACAGGGAGTCTTTATTAATCCGGCATTAACTGAGCCGTTTGGTCTGACCTTAATAGAAGCTACGGCTTGCGGCGCGCCAATTATTGCTACATCTGATGGTGGTCCGCGAGATATTCTGGCGGCTTGCAATAATGGGATGCTAATTGACCCTCTCAATATTCAACAAATCCAGGATGCTCTGCGAACGGCGCTCACCGATAGCGAAAAATGGCAACATTGGTCTACCAATGGCTTAAATAGTGTCCGAAAAAATTTTTCGTGGGATAGTCACGTAAAACACTATCTCGAACAAGTGCAGCAATTGCCACAACGACGAGTTCAATCACTGCTGAGTCCCTTACCTCAAGCACCAGCTAGCCGTCTGCCTGATTGGAATGTACCCGAACAAAACCGCTTACTGACCGCAGATCGTTTTCTTGTTTGCGAAATAGACAACACTTTATTAGGCGACCAAGAAGCCTTGCAGAGACTAATTGAACGACTACGTACTGAAGGCGATACAATTGGGGTAGGAATTGCTACTGGACGAAACTTAGACAGTTCGCTACAGATGCTAGAAGAGTGGCGATTTCCAATGCCAGACTTGCTAATTGTATCAGCAGGTAGCGAAATTTATTATGGGCCTCAAGTAGTTACAGATACGAACTGGCAAAGACACATTGGCTATCGTTGGCAAGTTGACGAGGTTCGTCAAGCTATGCAAGAACTGCCAGGAGTAATGCTGCAACCTCCAGAAGTTCAAAGTAAGTTCAAAGTCAGCTACTTTATCGATGAAGAGAAATCTATGAGTTTCAAGGAGATTATGCGTCATCTGCGACGGCGACGGCTCCATGTCAAAGGAATTTATAGCCATAATATGTATCTTGACTTATTACCAATTCGGGCTTCTAAAGGTGATGCCATTCGTTATTGTGCCTTGAAGTGGGGACTACCAATCAAAAGATTTTTAGTGGCAGGTGCATCAGGTAATGATGAATCAATGTTAGCTGGAAATACGCTAGCTGTGGTTGTGGGCAATTACAGTAAAGAAATTGAAAAGTTGCGTAGCTATCCACAAGTTTACTTTTCCCAAGGGCAGTATGCTTGGGGAATTTTGGAAGCACTTGATCGCTATGACTTTTTTGGTAATTTATATGCGACAGAACCAGAAATGATCGCAGTGTAA
- a CDS encoding DUF433 domain-containing protein — MSLAIALESVPLEIDAHGTVRVAKTRVTLDTVVTAFLEGCTPEEIGEQYPSLQLSDIYLVIGYYLRHRAEIHTYLAERQRQSVIIRQEAEQRFDPLGIRDRLLARRNQSR; from the coding sequence ATGTCTTTAGCAATTGCTCTTGAATCCGTACCGCTAGAAATTGATGCTCACGGCACTGTAAGAGTTGCTAAAACTCGCGTCACGCTAGATACCGTTGTGACTGCTTTTCTTGAGGGATGCACGCCAGAAGAAATAGGGGAGCAGTATCCATCACTACAGCTATCAGATATCTACTTGGTTATCGGTTATTACCTTAGACACCGGGCTGAAATTCATACCTATCTAGCAGAACGTCAACGTCAATCAGTCATAATTCGGCAAGAGGCTGAGCAACGTTTTGACCCGCTTGGAATACGCGATCGCCTACTTGCCAGACGAAATCAATCTAGGTAA
- a CDS encoding ABC transporter ATP-binding protein translates to MSASVNNSAPLLEVQNVRAGYIKDLDILQGVNFRVELGEMVAVIGPNGAGKSTLAKTIFGLLTPHTGTITFKGENIAGLRSNQIVRRGMCYVPQISNVFPSLSVEENLEMGAFVRNVPLKPLKEQIFTMFPRLSDRRRQRAGTLSGGERQMLAMGKALMLEPNLLLLDEPSAALSPILVTQVFEQIQQINQGGTAIVLVEQNARKALEMSDRGYVLESGRDAIAGLGQELLNDPKVAELYLGAGKTH, encoded by the coding sequence ATGTCTGCTTCAGTAAATAATTCTGCTCCACTGTTAGAAGTTCAAAACGTTCGCGCCGGATACATTAAAGACCTAGATATTCTGCAAGGAGTAAATTTTCGGGTTGAACTAGGAGAAATGGTGGCAGTAATTGGCCCCAACGGTGCTGGGAAATCCACTTTGGCAAAAACCATTTTTGGACTTTTGACTCCCCATACAGGCACAATTACTTTTAAAGGCGAAAACATTGCTGGACTAAGATCAAACCAAATTGTGCGGCGGGGAATGTGTTATGTCCCGCAAATTTCTAATGTCTTTCCTTCTTTAAGTGTAGAAGAAAACTTAGAAATGGGGGCTTTTGTGCGTAACGTTCCCCTCAAACCCCTTAAAGAGCAAATATTTACCATGTTTCCGAGATTGAGCGATCGCCGTCGTCAACGTGCTGGTACTCTATCAGGAGGTGAACGTCAGATGTTAGCGATGGGTAAAGCTTTGATGTTAGAACCAAATTTGTTGTTATTGGATGAACCTTCTGCGGCTTTATCCCCCATTCTAGTAACGCAAGTATTCGAGCAAATTCAACAAATTAACCAAGGTGGGACGGCAATTGTCTTGGTAGAACAAAATGCCCGTAAAGCTTTGGAAATGTCTGATCGCGGTTATGTGCTAGAGTCAGGACGTGATGCGATCGCAGGGCTTGGCCAAGAATTATTGAATGATCCCAAAGTAGCCGAACTGTATTTAGGGGCAGGTAAAACACATTAA
- a CDS encoding type II toxin-antitoxin system Phd/YefM family antitoxin has translation MKTISKSKLKSKLLEFLRLVESEGEEIVVTDRGKPVVKISKYGDSPPTKELFGQMRGKVKYFEDLTAPTIEEWSEL, from the coding sequence ATGAAAACCATTTCCAAAAGTAAACTTAAAAGTAAACTGCTGGAGTTCTTGCGGTTAGTAGAGTCGGAAGGGGAAGAAATTGTAGTAACCGACCGAGGTAAACCAGTGGTGAAAATTTCTAAATACGGTGATTCCCCGCCAACAAAAGAGTTATTTGGGCAAATGCGCGGTAAGGTAAAGTATTTTGAGGATTTAACGGCTCCCACAATAGAGGAATGGAGTGAACTGTGA
- a CDS encoding glutamine amidotransferase — translation MKTATIIRHIAFEDLGNLAPLLMQHDYAVTYIEAGYDNITQIDSVASDLVIVLGGPIGVYDESDYPFLLDELNFLESRLKLDLPTLGLCLGGQLIARALGAKVYQGNKGKEIGWASIDLSEAGKYSPIAYLAPEETFVLHWHGDTFDLPDGSTLLASTSKYPNQAFSWGKHCLALQFHPEVTARGLERWFIGHACEIGFTPDVSVNQLRLDTKRYASKLEIQAGKLWNAWLKTLV, via the coding sequence ATGAAAACAGCAACTATCATTCGACACATTGCCTTTGAGGATTTAGGAAATCTCGCACCTCTTCTAATGCAACATGACTATGCTGTGACTTATATTGAAGCGGGTTACGACAATATCACACAGATTGATTCTGTGGCTTCTGATCTTGTTATTGTCTTAGGAGGGCCAATCGGTGTCTATGATGAATCTGACTATCCCTTCTTATTAGACGAACTCAATTTTTTAGAGTCACGACTAAAGCTAGATTTGCCAACTCTAGGACTTTGCTTAGGCGGTCAACTGATAGCGAGGGCGCTAGGTGCAAAAGTTTACCAAGGTAATAAGGGGAAAGAAATTGGTTGGGCATCCATAGATTTAAGTGAAGCAGGTAAATATAGTCCTATAGCTTATTTAGCACCTGAGGAAACATTTGTATTGCATTGGCATGGCGACACTTTCGACTTGCCAGATGGTTCCACTCTTTTAGCTTCTACCTCAAAATACCCAAATCAAGCATTTTCATGGGGTAAACACTGCCTAGCATTACAGTTTCATCCAGAAGTAACTGCTCGTGGTTTGGAACGTTGGTTTATTGGTCATGCTTGTGAAATTGGTTTTACACCTGATGTAAGTGTCAATCAACTGAGATTAGATACAAAACGTTATGCCTCTAAACTTGAAATTCAAGCTGGGAAATTGTGGAATGCTTGGTTAAAAACGCTCGTTTAA
- a CDS encoding type II toxin-antitoxin system VapC family toxin, whose protein sequence is MRIVLDTCALIWWSLDPDQLSQAATQACNEMEILKNGLVPSIVVWEIAIKIKNRKLNLGVDLHEYVASLKKSSVIRIVPINEDVWLESVKLEWSHRDLADRVVVALASSNQASIITADQEIRDFYSDVIW, encoded by the coding sequence GTGAGGATTGTCCTCGACACTTGTGCCTTGATTTGGTGGAGCTTAGATCCAGATCAACTTTCTCAAGCTGCAACACAGGCCTGCAACGAGATGGAAATTTTAAAAAACGGTCTTGTTCCATCTATCGTTGTGTGGGAAATTGCTATTAAAATCAAAAATAGAAAACTAAATTTAGGAGTCGATCTTCACGAATATGTCGCCTCTTTGAAAAAATCCAGTGTTATCCGTATTGTTCCCATTAATGAAGATGTGTGGTTAGAAAGCGTTAAATTAGAATGGAGTCATCGAGATCTAGCCGATCGAGTTGTTGTAGCATTAGCCAGCAGTAATCAAGCTTCAATTATCACAGCAGATCAAGAAATAAGAGATTTTTACTCAGATGTAATTTGGTAG
- a CDS encoding MAPEG family protein: MIENSVPISTIFIGVNGLIAFSLSYIAAFERIKTRVWHGESKQDVAAQPDPLANPSPWASMVEQSTQKFVKVQANDNGLLQRKIRAHGNFAEYVPHALLLVLALELMQAQTWLLWLLGSSLTVARIAHAWGLIKTYGPSPGRAFGFFLTWFVYIFGSVACIYYGVVNLIANSN; the protein is encoded by the coding sequence ATGATTGAAAATAGTGTTCCCATTTCAACTATTTTTATTGGAGTTAATGGTCTGATCGCTTTTTCTCTTTCATACATTGCAGCATTTGAAAGAATAAAAACAAGAGTTTGGCATGGTGAATCTAAGCAAGATGTAGCAGCACAACCTGATCCATTAGCAAATCCTAGCCCTTGGGCATCTATGGTTGAGCAATCAACTCAGAAATTTGTAAAAGTGCAAGCTAATGATAATGGACTACTACAAAGAAAGATTCGCGCTCATGGTAATTTTGCTGAATATGTACCTCATGCGTTATTGCTTGTACTGGCGCTAGAGTTAATGCAAGCACAAACATGGCTATTATGGCTTTTGGGAAGTAGTCTGACTGTAGCTAGAATTGCTCATGCATGGGGTTTAATAAAAACCTATGGGCCTTCTCCAGGAAGAGCATTCGGTTTTTTCCTCACGTGGTTTGTATACATCTTTGGTAGCGTAGCTTGTATTTATTATGGAGTCGTTAATTTGATAGCAAATTCAAATTAA